The Helianthus annuus cultivar XRQ/B chromosome 16, HanXRQr2.0-SUNRISE, whole genome shotgun sequence genome includes a window with the following:
- the LOC110918304 gene encoding uncharacterized protein LOC110918304: MADHSDDEVIEISRVQFVQTVDEALRKEYGFFFSHEEPNVPQDSCIPQKDTITIEGSGNTSKVKQHEVQCTSKAFISQGSQSHTEDAKENIDSVGSSKYKKRLDGDSCAQNTIPEDQKVLNFTRKGEYRLRLPVGVSKRAGFKKKLHTLNIENMQGQVTTYEVKPERNGKALRYSVIDWPVFMAENNLNDGDMLDFTYVNSKKTVILKNVRHV, translated from the exons ATGGCAGACCATTCCGATGACGAGGTTATAGAAATATCTCGTGTTCAGTTTGTTCAGACAGTAGATGAG GCCTTACGTAAAGAATATGGTTTCTTTTTTTCACATGAAGAACCAAATGTCCCCCAG GATAGTTGTATTCCGCAAAAAGATACTATCACCATTGAGGGAAGTGGAAATACAAGTAAGGTTAAACAACATGAAGTTCAATGTACTTCCAAGGCCTTTATATCTCAAGGATCTCAATCTCACACGGAAGAT GCAAAGGAAAACATAGACTCGGTTGGTAGTTCGAAGTATAAGAAGCGTTTAGATGGAGACAGTTGCGCACAAAACACTATTCCTGAAGATCAAAAAGTTTTGAACTTTACCCGTAAAGGAGAATACAGGCTG CGTCTTCCGGTCGGGGTTTCAAAGCGCGCTGGCTTTAAAAAGAAGCTTCATACTTTGAACATTGAAAACATGCAGGGCCAAGTTACTACTTACGAAGTCAAACCGGAAAGGAACGGAAAAGCTCTACGCTATTCAGTCATCGACTGGCCTGTCTTTATGGCCGAGAATAACTTGAATGACGGCGACATGCTTGATTTCACTTATGTGAATTCAAAGAAAACCGTTATCTTAAAAAATGTCCGACATGTCTAA
- the LOC118488053 gene encoding uncharacterized protein LOC118488053 — translation MARSSTERKKHNKETEVIMLTDSESDESFTSEEFDWDAPEPNLIFMPSSCTRFRIPVKVARAMGIDRCGKVTIENMRGVETNLKVTGEPKRAKKKNRFSVLGWPAWVRENNIKMGYLCVLEWYEDMPTLFVRDVIEE, via the exons ATGGCGCGTTCCTCAACTGAAAGAAAGAAACACAACAAAGAAACGGAAGTCATAATGCTAACAGATTCGGAGTCAGACGAATCTTTCACTTCCGAAGAGTTCGACTGGGACGCACCAGAACCAAATCTCATTTTCATGCCCTCATCCTGTACACGTTTT CGGATACCAGTAAAAGTTGCAAGAGCCATGGGAATTGATCGATGCGGAAAGGTGACCATTGAAAACATGCGTGGTGTGGAAACAAATCTGAAGGTCACGGGTGAACCAAAAAGAGCAAAAAAGAAAAATCGGTTTAGTGTATTGGGGTGGCCAGCATGGGTTCGTGAAAACAACATCAAGATGGGTTATCTTTGCGTTTTAGAGTGGTATGAAGACATGCCGACACTCTTTGTTAGGGATGTAATCGAAGAATAA
- the LOC110920417 gene encoding uncharacterized protein LOC110920417: MCFLFNNCLQVFIPKLTQDESKERRKVRKLYIDGKRYGTQIGTSQSIHVIASTAASSSIQHDMVNVTTEASIGYGVFGPRLLQNDCKERRRLRKLYLDSKRSTSLQRRKLHPSNTLSSSTDLRWMSSNTHNATPTSSVLPTSTASCLTNNMTTPINIRRFSLSSNITNSGNTSTILESSSLQRMSPGKRKLISKSRVTTPIPMIDLTTEETTDEAIYKGVSTDYIDHGDQCITCEVCNAKLWDAEKGRGRKEKGRICYFLCCGYGKVELPDYKDAVPSYKKLFMYKDKESKHFLNNIRRYNSMFAFTSMGGKVDPTVNRGNGPFCYRISGENYHSTGSLLPEDGDQPKFCQLYIFDTENELSNRQSVFSRSKDSSSSSGAELDNKLIEHIKCLLDSENQLVKAYRMVRDRFHENPELNLKLRLIGIREKDGRTYNLPTCGEVAALIVGDIANTINNRDIVIETRTGALKRISELHPSYLALQYPILFPYGDDGYRIDIPHHGVIDVINKKRPNCTMREFFAYRLQDRINQFSLILNSRRLFQQFLVDAYTMIESERLKYIRLQQKNLRSDSYESLCELRNKGQQDISNVGKRIFLPSSFTGGARYMMQNYLDAMAICKWFGYPDFFITITCNPKWPEVKRFLRDTNLKPEDRPDILTRLFKIKLDSMCKDFKERHLFGKVAAVVYTIEFQKRGLPHAHLCLFLENESKLPTVDHVDPFITAEIPNEEEDAELYALVKDYMIHGPCGNANLSCPCMVDNKCSKGFPKKFQDHTTLDSNGFPIYKRRDNGVSVVKNGIDLDNRSVVPYNKKLLKRYQAHINVEWCNQAGSIKYLFKYINKGPDKATVAVVQHDSNNEELEQDEVKEYYDCRYLSACEASWRIFAYDVHYRTPSVMRLPFHLPGKQPVVFGPDEDINQVLNKPSVKASMFLSWMERNKDPNDTLARTLTYVQFPSWYVWKLDKRCWEPRKTHKSIGRIHAVSPSLGEAYYLRILLNKVKGPKSFDDIKTVDGKVYDTFRDACYALGLLDDDAEYIEAIKEANETGSPSYLRNLFATLLLTNTLSRPEVVWESTWRYMTDDFIYRLRKYHRLTDLSIPDHQLKNYVLSEVEKFLARNNSSLKRFETMPYPDTASMSDSDNRLINEERIYDQTNLQVEFNNQLNLLTEEQRSVFQQIINAVEGNKGGVFFVYGYGGTGKTFLWKTLSAAIRSKGQIVLNVASSGIASLLLSGGRTAHSRFRIPLNLTEDSVCHIKPNGDVARLLHETNLIIWDEAPMVHKHAFEALDRTMNDIFNIETSNRSNIRFGGKVIVLGGDFRQILPVVPNGGRQEIVNASISSSYLWNTCKLMRLTKNMRLTVGSSASDAEEIKQFAKWLLDIGEGNVGGPNDGEASIEIPSDLLITDTSDPISTLIDFVYPSILENFNNQNYFSERAILAPKNEVVHEINDRLLSLFPGEEREYLSSDSLCQSEDPNATQQKLYSPDVLNGLKVSGLPNHRLALKVGVPVMLLRNIDQQNGLCNGTRLQVKKMYNRVIEAEIISGGNIGTRTYIPRISLIPSDKKIPFEFQRRQFPLAVCFAMTINKSQGQSLSRVGLYLKQPVFTHGQLYVALSRVKTRQGVKLLILDNDGKPTNKTTNVVYKEVFRDL, encoded by the exons ATGTGTTTTCTATTCAATAATTGTCTACAAGTTTTCATCCCTAAACTTACTCAAGATGAGAGTAAGGAGAGGCGTAAAGTTAGAAAATTATACATCGATGGTAAACGTTATGGAACGCAAATAGGTACTTCACAATCTATACATGTTATAGCATCTACCGCTGCTTCTTCATCCATTCAACATGACATGGTCAATGTTACAACAGAGGCGTCCATTGGATATGGAG TTTTTGGCCCGAGACTTCTTCAAAATGACTGCAAAGAGAGACGGAGGTTAAGGAAGTTATATTTAGACAGTAAAAGATCTACAAGTCTTCAACGACGAAAATTACACCCTTCCAATACTTTATCATCTTCTACTGATTTAAGATGGATGTCTTCCAACACGCACAATGCTACTCCTACATCGTCGGTGTTACCTACAa GTACTGCTAGCTGTCTTACAAACAACATGACTACACCAATTAACATTCGTCGTTTTTCTCTATCTTCAAACATCACAAATTCTGGCAACACATCTACTATTCTCGAAAGTTCTTCTTTACAGAGGATGTCGCCAGGAAAACGTAAGTTAATAAGTAAATCGCGAGTTACAACTCCTATACCAATGATTGACTTGACGACAGAGGAAACTACAGATGAAGCAATCTACAAAGGAGTTTCAACAG ATTACATCGATCATGGTGACCAATGTATTACTTGTGAAGTATGCAATGCTAAATTATGGGATGCTGAAAAAGGAAGGGGAAGAAAAGAGAAAGGAAGAATATGCTATTTCTTATGTTGTGGTTACGGCAAAGTAGAACTACCAGATTATAAAGATGCTGTTCCAAGTTATAAGAAACTTTTTATGTATAAGGATAAAGAAAGCAAACATTTTTTGAATAATATTCGACGGTATAACTCAATGTTTGCTTTCACGTCAATGGGTGGTAAGGTTGATCCCACTGTTAACAGAGGTAATGGACCATTCTGCTACAGAATTAGTGGAGAGAACTACCACAGCACTGGAAGCCTGCTTCCGGAAGACGGAGATCAACCTAAATTTTGCCAGCTCTACATTTTCGATACTGAAAACGAACTTTCCAACAGACAATCCGTATTTAG TCGTTCAAAGGATTCATCCTCCTCGAGTGGTGCTGAACTTGATAATAAACTGATTGAACATATAAAATGTCTTTTAGATTCAGAAAATCAGTTGGTAAAAGCTTATAGGATGGTTAGGGACCGTTTTCATGAAAACCCTGAGCTTAATCTGAAGCTTCGTCTAATTGGTATTAGAGAAAAGGATGGACGAACATATAATTTACCAACATGTGGTGAAGTTGCTGCTCTAATTGTTGGGGATATTGCCAACACAATCAACAACAGAGATATAGTTATTGAAACGCGGACAGGTGCTTTGAAACGAATTAGTGAATTGCATCCTTCATACCTTGCACTTCAATATCCTATTTTGTTTCCTTATGGTGATGATGGTTATAGAATTGACATCCCTCATCATGGTGTCATAGACGTAATCAATAAGAAACGTCCAAATTGTACGATGAGAGAGTTCTTTGCATATCGTTTGCAAGACAGAATTAATCAGTTTTCATTGATTCTGAATTCAAGGAGACTCTTTCAACAATTCTTGGTTGATGCGTATACTATGATTGAGAGCGAAAGGCTTAAATACATACGACTTCAACAAAAGAATCTAAGGTCAGATAGCTATGAAAGTCTATGTGAATTAAGAAATAAGGGCCAGCAAGACATATCTAACGTTGGAAAACGAATATTTTTGCCCTCTTCGTTTACCGGTGGCGCGAGATATATGATGCAAAATTATTTAGATGCCATGGCTATCTGTAAGTGGTTTGGTTATCCGGATTTTTTTATAACCATCACGTGCAATCCAAAGTGGCCTGAGGTAAAAAGGTTTCTTAGAGACACAAATCTTAAACCTGAAGATAGGCCCGATATACTGACCAGATTATTTAAAATAAAGTTGGATTCAATGTGCAAAGATTTTAAAGAACGCCATCTATTTGGAAAAGTTGCAGCAG TTGTTTACACAATCGAGTTTCAAAAGAGAGGATTGCCTCATGCCCACCTATGCTTATTCTTAGAAAATGAATCCAAGCTTCCAACGGTAGACCATGTTGATCCATTTATAACTGCAGAAATCcctaatgaagaagaagatgcagAATTATATGCACTTGTGAAAGACTATATGATTCATGGTCCATGTGGTAACGCTAATTTAAGTTGTCCATGTATGGTTGACAATAAGTGTTCCAAGGGTTTTCCAAAGAAATTTCAAGATCATACTACACTGGATTCAAATGGATTCCCAATATACAAAAGAAGAGATAATGGTGTTTCTGTAGTGAAAAATGGAATCGACTTAGACAACCGAAGTGTTGTGCCATACAACAAAAAACTTTTGAAACGGTACCAAGCACATATAAATGTTGAGTGGTGCAATCAAGCCGGATCaattaaatatttgtttaaatatataaataaaggcCCTGATAAAGCAACAGTTGCAGTTGTCCAACATGATAGTAACAACGAAGAACTAGAACAAGACGAGGTCAAAGAATACTATGATTGTAGGTATCTATCGGCTTGTGAGGCATCTTGGAGGATCTTCGCATACGATGTGCATTACAGGACTCCATCTGTTATGAGGCTGCCATTCCATCTTCCCGGAAAACAACCTGTTGTTTTTGGTCCCGACGAGGATATTAATCAAGTGCTTAACAAACCATCTGTCAAAGCTTCAATGTTTCTTTCCTGGATGGAACGTAACAAAGACCCGAATGACACATTGGCCCGTACACTTACATATGTTCAGTTTCCAAGTTGGTATGTATGGAAGCTTGATAAACGTTGTTGGGAACCTAGAAAAACACATAAGTCAATTGGGAGAATTCACGCTGTAAGTCCGTCTCTTGGGGAAGCATATTATTTAAGAATTCTTCTTAACAAAGTGAAAGGACCAAAATCTTTTGATGATATTAAAACAGTTGATGGTAAGGTATATGATACATTTAGAGATGCATGTTATGCACTCGGTCTTTTGGACGATGACGCAGAATACATTGAGGCAATAAAAGAAGCAAATGAAACAGGATCCCCTTCGTATCTTCGTAATTTATTTGCTACTTTGCTATTAACAAATACGTTGTCCAGACCTGAGGTTGTATGGGAAAGCACATGGAGATACATGACAGACGACTTTATATACAGACTTAGAAAATATCATCGTCTTACAG ATTTATCAATTCCAGATCACCAACTTAAAAACTATGTTTTGAGtgaagttgaaaaattcttaGCCAGAAACAACTCATCACTCAAAAGATTTGAGACAATGCCGTACCCAGATACTGCGTCTATGTCTGATTCAGACAATCGTTTGATAAATGAGGAGCGTATCTACGACCAAACGAATCTTCAAGTTGAATTTAATAATCAACTTAATTTGCTAACTGAGGAGCAACGGTCAGTTTTCCAACAAATAATCAACGCAGTTGAGGGTAACAAAGGTGGGGTTTTTTTTGTGTACGGCTATGGTGGGACCGGCAAGACCTTCTTATGGAAGACATTATCTGCGGCAATCAGATCAAAAGGTCAAATTGTATTAAACGTTGCTTCAAGTGGCATCGCGTCGTTGTTATTGTCTGGTGGCAGGACCGCGCATTCCAGGTTTCGTATTCCATTGAATCTTACTGAGGATTCAGTCTGTCATATAAAACCGAATGGAGATGTTGCTAGACTACTACACGAAACAAACTTGATTATATGGGATGAAGCGCCTATGGTCCATAAGCATGCATTCGAAGCGTTGGATAGAACAATGAACGACATTTTCAATATCGAAACTTCAAACAGATCAAACATCCGCTTTGGAGGGAAGGTTATTGTCTTAGGAGGCGATTTTAGACAGATCCTTCCTGTTGTTCCAAATGGTGGAAGACAAGAGATTGTCAATGCCTCAATAAGTTCGTCTTATCTGTGGAATACATGTAAGTTGATGAGATTAACAAAAAACATGAGGTTAACAGTAGGAAGTTCAGCATCGGACGCTGAAGAAATAAAACAATTTGCCAAATGGCTTTTGGATATAGGTGAGGGAAATGTTGGTggtccaaatgatggagaagcGTCAATTGAAATACCAAGCGACCTTCTAATCACTGATACATCGGATCCCATTTCAACTTTAATTGATTTTGTGTATCCTTCAATTCTCGAAAACTTCAACAATCAGAATTATTTCAGTGAGAGGGCTATACTTGCACCTAAGAACGAGGTTGTGCATGAAATTAATGATCGGTTGTTGTCACTATTCCCAGGAGAAGAACGAGAGTATCTTAGTTCAGACAGTCTTTGTCAGTCTGAAGATCCAAACGCTACACAACAAAAACTATACTCTCCTGATGTGCTTAACGGTCTTAAAGTATCCGGCTTACCTAATCATAGGCTAGCACTAAAAGTAGGCGTGCCGGTGATGCTATTACGTAACATTGACCAACAAAATGGGCTTTGCAATGGTACACGACTACAAGTCAAAAAAATGTATAACCGTGTAATAGAAGCCGAGATAATATCTGGAGGGAACATAGGCACACGCACTTATATACCAAGGATTAGTTTGATACCTTCTGATAAAAAAATTCCTTTTGAGTTTCAAAGGAGACAATTTCCGTTGGCTGTTTGTTTCGCAATGACTATTAACAAGAGTCAGGGACAATCACTGTCTAGAGTTGGTCTGTATCTGAAGCAACCCGTTTTCACCCATGGTCAGCTGTATGTTGCTTTATCAAGAGTTAAAACCAGACAAGGAGTTAAACTTCTGATTTTGGACAATGACGGCAAACCTACTAATAAAACGACAAATGTAGTTTACAAAGAAGTATTTCGTGACTTGTGA
- the LOC118488054 gene encoding uncharacterized protein PB18E9.04c-like, which produces MLAPIKTKAEVPEQNLADETTPQVSAAEPTAPGDQSSTPTVLKPTPATTKKTKKKTSRKPPKPKTKAPLEDEIPEPLPVTTQMSQITTAATSSQQMEERSPPLPQTPPASSQKDQVINTGTPQYEALDPLGSIFHSPDPNDMSLSTPLSSPLILPQSMLPLLHAVNVAQTQTSSSQSPITESILPQVTGSDVYASAIPVTTEEVTLQELQVTPVSSSSGAATTNVEPTGLHLDSGFIHKTPLKAIYSIAPMRTTSEVVLPTGTLKRLSSAEERSPQYQEQGASMNDFWDSFPKSHIDTTTAGGDSDDPINLGDDSKYQELTGRVENLEASVAEIKDMVQQLLEAQKAQSSAAPAQAPTQHAPAANELWNMFQPLLERQNRWLISSMLYMYKS; this is translated from the coding sequence atgttggcacctataaaaacaaaagcagaggtgcctgagcagaatttagcagatgaaactactcctcaggtatcggctgctgagcccactgctccaggtgatcaaagcagcacacccactgttttgaaacccacacctgccaccaccaaaaagaccaaaaagaagacatccagaaagccccccaaacccaaaacaaaggcacctctagaagatgagatcccagagccactgccggtgacaacacaaatgtcacaaataaccactgctgctacttcctcacagcagatggaagaaagatctccacccttgcctcaaactcctcctgcatcctcacaaaaggatcaggttataaacacagggaccccacaatatgaagctctggacccactcggatccatcttccacagtcctgatcccaatgacatgtctctttcaactcctttatCCTCACCCCTCATATTACCACAATCCATGttacccttgttgcatgcagtGAATGtagctcagacacaaaccagttcctctcaatcacctatcactgagagtatactcccacaagtgactgggtctgatgtctatgcctctgctatcccagtaacaactgaggaggttacactacaggagttacaagtaactcctgtcagtagttcaagtggagcagccactacaaatgttgaacccactggtttacatttggacagtggtttcattcataagactcccttgaaggcaatttatTCAATAGCACCtatgagaaccaccagtgaggtTGTTTTGCCCACTGGTACCCTCaaaaggctatcaagtgctgaagaaagaagtccccagtaccaagaacaaggggcatcaatgaatgacttttgggattcatttcctaagtcacacattgatacaaccactgctggtggggattcagatgatcctattaacttgggtgatgattcaaaatatcaggaattgacgggcagagttgaaaatctagaggcctcagttgctgaaataaaggatatggtgcaacagctgttagaagctcaaaaagcacaatcctctgctgctccagctcaagcacctacACAAcatgcacctgctgcaaatgagctatggaatatgttccaaccactgctggaaagacaaaacagatggctgatcagcagcatgctatacatgtacaaaagctga
- the LOC110920416 gene encoding uncharacterized protein LOC110920416 has translation MNRFPAIFNIASNKKAFVAENFVKYRNELQWNIRCSRPPNCESEWAQWSGLMKVLYEVKFRDDEDVWTWKSDENNNFSVAEIRDQIIRQSAEIEDEWRYWNRWVPPKVNLFSWRIAMGRIPVKTELIKRGVQLQNQVCCRCDAYDESVGHLVLSCTMSKSIWWNILAWVKLPVSTQFGSSKELLKQVDSWKGSKVWKKVINLILQTTIWHIWKARNEHEFKGIRVSGSKVVEEIKADSFIWLKSRSKFENINWVRWMDFNVRDIIH, from the coding sequence ATGAATCGTTTCCCTGCTATCTTCAATATCGCATCAAACAAAAAAGCGTTTGTGGCAGAAAATTTTGTTAAATATCGGAATGAATTACAATGGAATATTCGTTGCTCTCGACCTCCAAATTGTGAATCTGAATGGGCCCAGTGGTCTGGTCTAATGAAAGTTTTATATGAAGTCAAGTTTAGAGATGATGAGGATGTATGGACTTGGAAATCAGATGAAAATAATAATTTCTCAGTTGCTGAGATCAGGGATCAAATTATCAGGCAATCAGCGGAGATTGAAGATGAGTGGCGATATTGGAATCGTTGGGTCCCGCCGAAGGTGAACTTGTTTTCATGGAGAATAGCTATGGGTAGGATTCCTGTTAAAACCGAACTGATCAAGAGAGGCGTACAACTTCAAAATCAAGTGTGTTGCAGGTGTGATGCCTACGACGAGTCGGTGGGACATTTGGTACTTAGCTGTACGATGTCGAAATCAATATGGTGGAACATCCTAGCTTGGGTAAAACTTCCTGTTAGCACGCAGTTCGGGTCAAGCAAAGAGCTTCTGAAGCAGGTTGATAGTTGGAAAGGATCTAAAGTTTGGAAGAAAGTGATAAACTTGATTCTCCAAACAACAATTTGGCACATCTGGAAAGCAAGGAACGAACATGAGTTCAAAGGAATTCGAGTCTCGGGTAGTAAAGTGGTGGAGGAAATCAAGGCGGATTCATTCATTTGGCTAAAGAGTCGTTCGAAGTTCGAGAATATAAACTGGGTCAGATGGATGGATTTTAATGTAAGAGACATAATACACTAG